From the Salinimicrobium tongyeongense genome, one window contains:
- a CDS encoding replication-associated recombination protein A translates to MNKPLAERLRPLSLDDYLSQQHLVGPEAALRKQIKRDIIPSMIFWGPPGVGKTTLANIIANESGRPFFTLSAISSGVKDVREVIEKAKKSDGLFTTKNPILFIDEIHRFSKSQQDSLLGAVEKGWITLIGATTENPSFEVIPALLSRSQVYVLNSFSKDDLIALLKRAIAEDELISKKQIELQETEALLRLSGGDARKLLNIFELVVTSEEEDKVVITNDMVMNKVQQNTVLYDKTGEQHYDIISAFIKSIRGSDPNAAVYWLARMIEGGEDVKFIARRLLILASEDIGNANPTALILANNTFQAVSTIGHPESRIILSQCCIYLATSPKSNASYMAINEAQAMVKKTGNLPVPLAIRNAPTKLMKDLGYGEDYKYAHNYEGNFAAAEFLPKEVSNHTFFRPGNNQREQAQRDFLQKRWKGKYGY, encoded by the coding sequence ATGAATAAACCATTGGCCGAAAGATTACGTCCGCTTTCATTAGACGATTATTTATCACAGCAACACCTGGTGGGTCCCGAAGCTGCCCTGCGCAAGCAAATTAAAAGGGACATTATACCCAGTATGATCTTTTGGGGGCCTCCCGGCGTGGGCAAAACTACCCTGGCAAATATCATTGCGAACGAATCTGGCCGCCCCTTCTTCACCCTTAGTGCCATTAGCAGCGGTGTTAAAGATGTAAGGGAAGTTATTGAAAAAGCAAAAAAGAGCGACGGACTTTTCACCACCAAAAATCCCATCCTGTTCATTGACGAGATCCACAGGTTTAGCAAGTCTCAACAGGATTCCCTTTTAGGTGCAGTTGAAAAGGGCTGGATCACCTTAATTGGTGCCACCACCGAAAATCCCAGTTTTGAAGTGATTCCCGCCTTGCTGTCGCGAAGCCAGGTTTATGTGCTCAACTCTTTCTCAAAAGACGATCTTATCGCCCTGCTGAAAAGAGCCATTGCTGAAGATGAGCTCATCTCCAAAAAACAAATTGAATTACAGGAAACCGAAGCTCTGTTAAGGCTTAGCGGCGGTGATGCCCGAAAGCTCCTCAACATTTTTGAGCTCGTGGTGACTTCTGAAGAAGAAGACAAGGTAGTGATCACCAACGACATGGTGATGAACAAAGTTCAGCAAAACACGGTGCTTTATGACAAGACCGGGGAGCAGCATTACGACATCATTTCGGCATTTATCAAATCCATCCGCGGCAGCGATCCAAATGCGGCCGTGTACTGGCTGGCAAGAATGATAGAAGGGGGTGAAGATGTGAAATTCATTGCCCGCCGTTTACTCATTTTAGCTTCCGAAGACATTGGCAATGCAAACCCCACGGCTTTGATCCTGGCCAATAATACCTTCCAGGCGGTTTCTACCATTGGCCACCCCGAATCGAGGATCATATTGAGCCAGTGCTGTATTTACCTGGCCACTTCCCCAAAATCAAACGCCTCATATATGGCGATCAATGAAGCCCAGGCGATGGTAAAAAAGACCGGGAACCTTCCTGTGCCGCTGGCCATAAGAAATGCCCCTACCAAACTCATGAAAGACCTTGGTTACGGCGAAGATTATAAATACGCCCATAATTACGAAGGGAATTTTGCCGCAGCCGAATTTCTTCCGAAGGAAGTAAGCAACCACACCTTTTTTCGCCCCGGAAACAATCAGCGGGAGCAGGCACAAAGGGATTTTCTGCAAAAACGCTGGAAAGGCAAATACGGTTATTGA
- a CDS encoding rhomboid family intramembrane serine protease — MKAEKSGNTDPFIFTTGVVGYPLLFVLAIWIVFWMEIRFGWDFTSFGIYPRSLEGLRGIVFSPFIHSGIKHLFHNTVPLFVLSLSLFYFYRKLSWKILFLGLLLSGFLTWLIGRPAFHIGASGMIYVLAGFLFFKGIFSRYFRLVALSLIVVFLYGGLLWYITPIDPKISWEGHLAGLLSGLIFALIYRQNIARAPKYEWEKETYREEEDPFMRHFDENGNFIENPDVEDDPLYVYHYKREEKDRPKEE; from the coding sequence ATGAAGGCGGAAAAATCGGGAAATACAGATCCTTTTATATTTACTACAGGGGTGGTAGGTTACCCTTTGTTGTTTGTGCTGGCTATCTGGATCGTGTTTTGGATGGAAATACGCTTTGGCTGGGACTTCACCAGCTTCGGGATCTATCCCCGGAGCCTTGAAGGGCTAAGAGGCATAGTTTTTTCACCTTTTATACACAGTGGGATAAAACATTTGTTTCACAATACAGTTCCGCTGTTCGTGCTTAGTCTTTCCCTCTTTTATTTTTACCGGAAATTAAGCTGGAAAATCCTTTTTTTAGGGCTCCTGCTGTCGGGGTTCCTTACCTGGCTCATTGGGAGGCCGGCCTTTCACATCGGGGCTTCAGGAATGATCTATGTATTGGCAGGATTTTTATTCTTTAAAGGAATTTTTTCGAGATATTTCAGACTGGTAGCGCTTTCCCTGATCGTGGTTTTTCTTTACGGCGGATTGTTGTGGTACATTACACCCATTGATCCCAAAATTTCCTGGGAAGGTCACCTGGCAGGACTTCTTTCAGGATTGATCTTTGCGCTCATTTACAGGCAGAATATTGCCCGTGCCCCAAAATACGAGTGGGAAAAGGAAACTTACAGGGAAGAGGAAGACCCTTTTATGCGGCATTTTGATGAAAACGGAAACTTCATTGAAAACCCTGATGTGGAAGACGATCCACTTTATGTTTACCACTACAAACGGGAAGAAAAAGACCGGCCAAAGGAAGAATAG
- the rlmB gene encoding 23S rRNA (guanosine(2251)-2'-O)-methyltransferase RlmB, producing MKDTTTIFGIRAVIEAIQNNETIDKIFVQKGLSGQLFQELQQKTKSGDYNISYVPVEKLNRLVKGNHQGVVAKISPVQFADLASEVEKALQQEAAPLFLLLDQVDDVRNFGAIIRTAECCGVNAIIIQKKGGAPVTADTVKTSAGAIFKIPLIKVDHIKDAIFYMQGSGIKVVAATEKTDKLLYSVDFKEPTALVMGNEGKGISESVLKLVDDKAKLPMQGSIGSLNVSVACGAFLYEVMRQRLD from the coding sequence ATGAAAGATACAACCACCATTTTTGGAATTAGGGCCGTTATTGAAGCCATTCAGAATAATGAGACCATAGATAAGATCTTTGTTCAAAAAGGCCTTAGCGGACAGTTATTCCAGGAGTTACAGCAAAAGACCAAATCTGGCGACTACAATATTTCTTACGTGCCGGTAGAAAAATTAAACCGACTGGTAAAAGGAAACCACCAGGGTGTTGTGGCAAAGATCTCTCCCGTGCAATTCGCCGATTTGGCTTCTGAAGTTGAAAAAGCACTTCAGCAGGAGGCTGCTCCCCTCTTCCTCCTACTCGACCAGGTTGATGATGTGCGCAATTTTGGTGCGATTATAAGAACTGCCGAATGTTGCGGTGTGAACGCGATCATAATTCAGAAAAAAGGGGGTGCTCCGGTTACAGCCGATACGGTGAAAACCTCTGCCGGGGCGATCTTTAAGATTCCGCTTATAAAGGTAGACCATATCAAAGATGCCATTTTCTACATGCAGGGCTCGGGTATTAAAGTGGTGGCTGCCACAGAAAAGACAGATAAACTGCTGTATTCTGTAGATTTTAAAGAACCAACCGCCCTGGTAATGGGAAATGAAGGTAAGGGTATTTCTGAATCTGTGCTCAAGCTGGTTGACGACAAAGCCAAACTCCCCATGCAGGGCAGTATTGGCAGTTTAAATGTATCTGTAGCCTGCGGTGCTTTTCTTTATGAGGTGATGCGGCAGAGACTGGATTAG